CGCGCGACGCGTTGTCGGTGTTCGTTCAGGATCTGTTCGTAGTGGTACATCTGTTCTCCTACAACAAGAGTGGACGCCGAACACAGAGCATTGCTGTGCGGCGGAGTATTGAATCGATTGCGGCGTATCGACGGCCGGAACCGGCCGATTCAGCCGAAGGCTCACTCAGAGAGCATGATCGGCGCAAATCGCGAACCGAGAGCAGACGACTCGACGGCCTACGTAATTCGCTTCTGCTGCCATTGTCCACCTCCACGGTCTCTGCGATGTGCCTGTGTCACGATCATGCACGGCCACCGCGACGAACTCCACCGATTAAATTCAGCGCGCACGACGCACGAGTCGTTCGTACACCAATTCCCCTGGCGCAAAGGCTATTCCGCGAACAGTAAGCACTTCCGGACGACGAGGTGCGTAGACGACGACGGCTACGCTGCGCGGTGATATTCGTACCTACGGTCACCTGAGGCGCGGCCAAGACTCCGAGAGCCCGCAAACGCGCGCGCGTGTGTCAGCTGCATGGGGAATGGGCAGTGGTCGGGTGGCGATTCTGCTCGCGTATCGCAAGTGCGCGCGCCTTTGACGGCGCTCAGTGAAAGTGCCCAGATCTGATCTCTGAAAGTGCTCACCCGTGTGGCTCCGCCAATGAGGGCGGGCCTCCTCCGATGCTGATGGTCTCTGACCACACACCAGCGCCCCGAAGGAGACCCGCGATCTCATGCTTACATGGGAAGAGGACATGGAGATATCCGCACTGCACAAACGAGGCATGTCGATCTCGGACATCGCCCGCCATACCGGCCGCAACCGCCGCACCGTCCGCAACTACATCAACGGAACCACCACCCCAGGTGTGCGACGAAAGTCCACGACGGACCCGTTCGAGGACTTCATCGACTACATCCGCTACCGATTCACCGAGGACCCGCACCTGTGGGCGGTCGCCCTGTTCGACGAACTGTTGGCCCTGGGCTTCGCACTGTCCTATCCGACGATGACCCGCAAGATCCGGCAGCAGAAACTACGCCCGATCTGCCTGGCCTGCAGGACCGCAACCGACCGAGCCAACGCCATCATCGACCACCCACCGGGCGAAGAAACCCAATGGGACTACGTCGATCTACCGAACCCGCCGACTGAATGGGGTTGGGGCAGAACAGCACACCTGTGGGTCGGCTCCCTCGCACACTCGGGGAAATGGCGGGCGGTACTGACCCCGTCGATGGATCAACCACATCTGGTCGACAATCTCGACCGCGTTGTCCGCGCTCTCGGCGGCACCACCCGAGTCTGGCGTTTCGACCGGATGGCCACTGTCTGCCACCCCGAGTCCGGTGCGGTGACCGCCAGCTTCGCCGGCGTCGCGAAGTACTACGGGGTCTCGGTCGCGATCTGCCCACCGCGGAGAGGGAACCGCAAAGGTGTCGTCGAGAAAGCGAATCACACTGCAGCACAACGCTGGTGGCGGTCGTTACCGGACATGAGCGTCGAGCAGGCCCAAGCGCATCTCGACAACTTCTGTGCCGCCATCTCCGACAGTCGCACCCGCCACACCCCGGACGGAACCAGCACTGTCGCCGACCTCGCAGCGGCCGAACCCCTGCAGGAACCGCCGGCGACGGCGTATCCGGTGATTCTCGGCGACAGTCGGACGGCGTCGCGGCAAGCGTTGGTGTCCTACCGCGGCAACCAGTACTCCGTCCCGCCGGAGTTGGCGTCCGCGCAGGTCACCGTCACCCGCCCCGTCGGCGGTAGTCATCTCGACATCGTCACCGCCTCCGGCATCACTGTCGCCAGGCATGCGGTCGCCGCCGACGGTCTCGGCATGATCGTCCGCGACAGCGGTCATGTCGTCGCACTCGAACGGGCCGCGATGGCGACCGCGAACACCGGCAAACCGCACCGCCGCAAAGAACGGATACCACCCGGGCCTGATGCGCTCAGGGCGGCAGAAGTATTGCGTGGCAGCAGTTTCCATAGTACGAACTACTCGACAGGAGCAGCTGAAACCGATTCCGCGGCAGCATCATCGGATGTCATCGACCTCTCGGCCTACGAGCGGGCTGCACGGGGAAGGAACACTCTCGCATGAGTGAAACACCGAAAGGAGGTGCCGCTGCCGATCGACTTCCCGCACCGAACACCGCGGAAGCAGCGAGCCTTTACCAACGTTTGCGTGGCCATCTCGGGGTCCTCAAACTCGCCGACGCCGCCGAAGCACTGCCGGCGGTCCTCGACCAGGCCGCGGCGGAGGAGCTGTCGATGACGGCGGCGCTGGAGCGGTTGCTCTCGATCGAGGTTGCTGCCACCGAAGCGCGGCGGTTGGCAGGCAGGTTGCGGTTCGCGTGCCTGCCGACCCCGGCATCGCTCGAGGACTTCGATTTCGACAACGCCGCCGGGGTCGACAAGAAGCTGATCGACGAGCTCGCGACCTGCAGATATTTGGAGACCGCTACCAATGTGCTGCTCATCGGCCCGCCGGGGGTCGGGAAGACGCATCTGTCGGTCGGGTTGGCGCGGGCTGCTGCGCATGCCGGGTATCGGACGTATTTCACCACCGCCGCCGATCTCGCCGCTCGATGTCACCGGGCTGCGATCGAAGGCAGATGGGCGACGACGATGCGGTTCTACGCCGGGCCGACACTGTTGGTGATCGACGAACTCGGGTATCTTCCGTTGCCGGGAGAGGCGGCTTCGGCGTTGTTTCAGGTTGTCTCGCAACGGTATATGAAGACATCGATCGTGATCACCAGCAATCGTGGTGTCGGATCGTGGGGAACGGTTCTCGGTGACGACACCGTCGCAGCAGCCATGCTCGACCGTCTCCTGCATCGATCGGTAGTCCTCGATATGTCCGGTGATTCCTACCGGCTCCGCGATCACAACGCACGATCGGAGAAGCTCCGCAAAGCCGTCACCGGGACCCGTCAACCGCTACAGTGATCACCGCTACCGGGTGAGCACTTTCGCTGAGCGAAGTTGAGCATTTTCGATGAGCGCCATCACCTTTGCTTGGTCGACCGTCGCGGGCGCGTCGCGCCGCCACTCGGGTCCAGTCCCCCGGTGTCCGCAAATGCGCGCGCGTGTGTCAGGTGCGCGGGAAATGGTCGGTGGTCCGGGTGCGATTGTGCGCGCGTATCGCAAGTGCGCGCGCATTTGCTCGG
The sequence above is drawn from the Rhodococcus sp. SBT000017 genome and encodes:
- the istB gene encoding IS21-like element helper ATPase IstB, which produces MSETPKGGAAADRLPAPNTAEAASLYQRLRGHLGVLKLADAAEALPAVLDQAAAEELSMTAALERLLSIEVAATEARRLAGRLRFACLPTPASLEDFDFDNAAGVDKKLIDELATCRYLETATNVLLIGPPGVGKTHLSVGLARAAAHAGYRTYFTTAADLAARCHRAAIEGRWATTMRFYAGPTLLVIDELGYLPLPGEAASALFQVVSQRYMKTSIVITSNRGVGSWGTVLGDDTVAAAMLDRLLHRSVVLDMSGDSYRLRDHNARSEKLRKAVTGTRQPLQ
- a CDS encoding Mu transposase domain-containing protein; translation: MLTWEEDMEISALHKRGMSISDIARHTGRNRRTVRNYINGTTTPGVRRKSTTDPFEDFIDYIRYRFTEDPHLWAVALFDELLALGFALSYPTMTRKIRQQKLRPICLACRTATDRANAIIDHPPGEETQWDYVDLPNPPTEWGWGRTAHLWVGSLAHSGKWRAVLTPSMDQPHLVDNLDRVVRALGGTTRVWRFDRMATVCHPESGAVTASFAGVAKYYGVSVAICPPRRGNRKGVVEKANHTAAQRWWRSLPDMSVEQAQAHLDNFCAAISDSRTRHTPDGTSTVADLAAAEPLQEPPATAYPVILGDSRTASRQALVSYRGNQYSVPPELASAQVTVTRPVGGSHLDIVTASGITVARHAVAADGLGMIVRDSGHVVALERAAMATANTGKPHRRKERIPPGPDALRAAEVLRGSSFHSTNYSTGAAETDSAAASSDVIDLSAYERAARGRNTLA